CTGGAGCAGGCCAGCATGGGGTAGCTTCGGCAACAGTAGCTGCTTTACTAGGTTTGGAATGTAAAGTTTTCATGGGTGAAGAAGATACGAAAAGACAACAGCTAAACGTATTTCGTATGAATTTATTAGGTGCGGAAGTGATACCTGTAACTTCAGGAACACGAACGCTAAAGGATGCTGGAAATGAGACTTTACGATATTGGGTTAGCAATGTTCATGATACATTTTATATTCTGGGTTCTGTAGTAGGACCACATCCATATCCAATGATGGTACGTGATTTTCAAAAAATTATTGGTGAAGAAGTTAGAAAACAGATTATCGATGCAGAAGGAAAACTACCTGATACAGTGATTGCTTGTGTAGGTGGTGGCAGTAATGCAATTGGTATATTTTATCCATTTGTCAATGACTTTAGTGTGAAATTAGTTGGTGTTGAAGCTTCGGGTAAAGGTGTTCATACTGATCAACATGCAGCAACAATGACAAAAGGAACACATGGTGTGTTCCAAGGGTCTATGAGTTATTTATTACAAGATGAGTTTGGACAAGTCCAACCAGCCCATTCTATTTCAGCAGGTTTAGATTACCCAGGTGTTGGTCCTGAGCATGCCTATTTAAAAGATACAAAAAGAGCAGAATATGTTCCCATTACGGATGAAGAAGCATTAAACGCATTAAAACTGTTAAGCAGAACAGAAGGAATCATTCCAGCCTTGGAAAGCGCTCATGCGATTGCTCAAACGATGAAAGTCGCTCCAAAGATGGATAAGGATCAAGTGATAGTTGTTAATTTATCTGGACGTGGAGATAAAGATGTTGAGTCTATTATGCATTATTTAGAGGGGGACTATCATGAATCTGATTGATCAAAAATTTAAAGAACTTAAAATGCAGGACAAAACCGCTTTAATTCCATTTTTAACGATGGGAGATCCTGATATAGAAACCTCTATTCAAATTATTAAACAATTAGAAGCGGCTGGAGCTGATATTGTTGAATTAGGTGTTCCTTATTCAGATCCGTTAGCCGATGGTCCAGTGATTCAAAGAGCTTCACAAAGAGCACTGAAACATAGTATAAATATCCAGAGCTGTTTGGAAATTGCAAAAAAAGCTAGACAACAGAACGTATCTTTACCATTTATACTTTTTACGTACTATAATCCTGTTTTGCAATTTGGACTTGAATCTTTTTTTGAGAAATTACAGCAACATCAGATTAGCGGAGTTATTATTCCTGATCTTCCGAACGAAGAAGATGAGGAAGTGAGATCTCTATCTGAGCAATACCAAATTCATCTCATTCCACTTGTGGCACCAACTTCAAACGATAGAATTGCTAGAATCTCAAAAAAAGCAGCAGGGTTTGTTTACTGTGTGTCTTCATTAGGTGTAACGGGAGTCCGGTCATCCTTTTATGATGGCATCGATGATTTTATATCTCTTGTAAAACAATCAACTGATTTACCAGTAGCGGTAGGTTTCGGGATATCTACAAATGAGCAGTTTGCTAAATTTTCAAAAATCTGTGATGGTGTTGTAGTAGGAAGTGCAATCGTTCGTAATATTGAGGAACAACTGCCGTTATTGCAATCTGCAGAAACGAAAGAAAAAGGACTATTGCAAATTCGTAAATTTGTGGCACAATTAAAAGAATAGTCTTGTTTTTAAGAGATACTGCCCATTTCTTAACACCAGTTCACTAATGAACTGGGAAATAACATCTTTGATATGCTTCTTTTTTATGGGTAAATTTATTGATTGTAGAGGTGAAGCGGTATGAATCCAAAGTCCAATATTGTTCATTTACCAGTTTATAAGCCTGGAAAATCTACCGACGAAGTAAAAGCAGAATTTGGTTTAGAAAAAATAATTAAACTTGCTTCTAATGAAAATCCGTATGGTTTTTCTAACAACG
The window above is part of the Chengkuizengella sp. SCS-71B genome. Proteins encoded here:
- the trpB gene encoding tryptophan synthase subunit beta, which translates into the protein MFNVPDTQGRFGKFGGKYVPETLMNALIELEEAYKHYAKDKDFQNEIQYLLKQYSGRPTSLYYAERLSEDLGGAKIYLKREDLNHTGAHKINNTIGQGVLAKRMGKKKVIAETGAGQHGVASATVAALLGLECKVFMGEEDTKRQQLNVFRMNLLGAEVIPVTSGTRTLKDAGNETLRYWVSNVHDTFYILGSVVGPHPYPMMVRDFQKIIGEEVRKQIIDAEGKLPDTVIACVGGGSNAIGIFYPFVNDFSVKLVGVEASGKGVHTDQHAATMTKGTHGVFQGSMSYLLQDEFGQVQPAHSISAGLDYPGVGPEHAYLKDTKRAEYVPITDEEALNALKLLSRTEGIIPALESAHAIAQTMKVAPKMDKDQVIVVNLSGRGDKDVESIMHYLEGDYHESD
- the trpA gene encoding tryptophan synthase subunit alpha, whose translation is MNLIDQKFKELKMQDKTALIPFLTMGDPDIETSIQIIKQLEAAGADIVELGVPYSDPLADGPVIQRASQRALKHSINIQSCLEIAKKARQQNVSLPFILFTYYNPVLQFGLESFFEKLQQHQISGVIIPDLPNEEDEEVRSLSEQYQIHLIPLVAPTSNDRIARISKKAAGFVYCVSSLGVTGVRSSFYDGIDDFISLVKQSTDLPVAVGFGISTNEQFAKFSKICDGVVVGSAIVRNIEEQLPLLQSAETKEKGLLQIRKFVAQLKE